The nucleotide sequence CCACGCGGTCCGGTCCGGCCAGCGGCGTTCGCCGGCGGCGGCCTCGAGGGCCCGCAGCGCTTCGCGGCAGTCGGCCACGATACCGAGCGCGACGTCACGGTTCCGCCCGATCTCCGCGCCCTCGATGTCGACCTGGATCAGGCGGGGCGTCCGGGCGAGGAATCCCCCGCCCTGGCCGCCGGTGAAGAGACCAAGCCGCGCGCCGAGGAGGAGCACGACGTCGGGCGGCGTCCCGCCCTGGAGGAGGACCGCGAGCGTCCCGAACCCGCCGCCGCACAGGCGATGGTCCGCCGGCACGACGCCGTGGGCCTTGCCGTTCGCGAACACGGGCACCCCGGCGCGCTCGGCGAACGCGAGGAGCGCCGGTCCGCCCCCGGAGAACCACACCCCGCCGCCGGCCATGATCGCCGGCCGCTCGGCCGCCGCGAGCCAGTCGAGCGCGCGGATCACGGCCTCAGGCGCCGGCGTGGGAGCGGCCTCGGGGCAGACGTGCTGCGGGAAGACTGCCTTCGCCTCGTCGGCGCGCCCAAAGAGCACGTCGATCGGGATCTCGAGGAAGACGGGACCGGGACGGCCCGTGGTGGCCGTGCGGAGGGCCTGAGCGACCAGGTCCGGGATGCGGTGGGTATGAGTCACGCGATGCGCCCACTTGGTGATCGGCCGCAGGAGCGCCACCTGGTCGAAGCCTCCCTGCAGCGGCAGCGTCTCGGCGTCGCGCAGCGGCGCGGCGCCGGCGATGAACAGCGTCGGGATGCAGTCGAGGTACGCGTTCGCGACCGCCGTGACGACGTCGGTCACGCCCGGCCCGGCCGTGACCATCGCGACGCCGACGCGGCCGGTGGTGCGGGCCCAGCCGTCGGCCGCGTGGCCCGCGGCCTGCTCATGGCGGGTGTCGATCCAGCGGATGCCGCGTCCTCGCGCCGCCTGGTAGATCGCGTCGAGATGGCCTCCGTGCAGGGTGAACACCTCGCGGATGCCCTGCGCTTCGAGGACGCGGACCAGCATCTCGCCGCCGTCGATGCGCGCCATGGCTCGTCCCTCCGCGCGCGATTGTAGCGCGCGGGGACGTGAGAGCGTCAACGCCCGTGGCGAGCCCGGCGGCCTTGGGCGCCCGGCGGTCGCTCAACCGAGCGGCACCCCGAACAGCGCGGCGACGATCCAGGTGGTGAAGCCCACGAAGAGCGGAATCGTCAAGTTGTCGTCGATGCGCAGCGGCAGCAGCTCGCATCCCGCGGCGGTGAGCGCGATCGTGCCCGATGCCCCGGCGATCGCGAGCGGCGAGGCGTCGGCGCCCAGGCCGAGCACGAGCGCCGCGATCACGACTGTCGCCCCGAAGAAGGCGAGCGAGCCCTCGAGGCTCCGGTTGTGCGCGATGCGTCGGCGGCCA is from Deltaproteobacteria bacterium and encodes:
- a CDS encoding thiamine pyrophosphate-binding protein, whose protein sequence is MARIDGGEMLVRVLEAQGIREVFTLHGGHLDAIYQAARGRGIRWIDTRHEQAAGHAADGWARTTGRVGVAMVTAGPGVTDVVTAVANAYLDCIPTLFIAGAAPLRDAETLPLQGGFDQVALLRPITKWAHRVTHTHRIPDLVAQALRTATTGRPGPVFLEIPIDVLFGRADEAKAVFPQHVCPEAAPTPAPEAVIRALDWLAAAERPAIMAGGGVWFSGGGPALLAFAERAGVPVFANGKAHGVVPADHRLCGGGFGTLAVLLQGGTPPDVVLLLGARLGLFTGGQGGGFLARTPRLIQVDIEGAEIGRNRDVALGIVADCREALRALEAAAGERRWPDRTAWQRAAREAREVPRRLFAPALESDAAPIHPFRLAHEVARAAGPEAILVADGGETASWLELAADVRGGGRWLSHGYLGCLGTGMPFAIAAKVAYPARPVVCLVGDGSVGLNFAEFDTMVRHRLPIVTVVNNDRQWGMSAHGQDLIYGEGRRVVTELAPTRYDLAAAGFGCHAEHVEEPGALAPALARALAAGRPACVNVLTDPSVISPITIAMVGSPRPAPAPASAEKERIQVPYYPDLEQE